ATCATTTAACGTGCTCAGCACGATCTACTCAGCAGTAAGATATGAGAAAATATACTAAAAATAGGGTGAACAGTTTGTTGGCAAATGCACAATAAAATACTGAATGATACCTCCTATTTTATACTATGAAGAGCTGGATGCCTcttgtttaagtttttttttcttatccaccTGAGACCCTGCTCATGTAAGTGCATAATATTTCTAAAATTAACTGTGGTATGTCATTGGTAAGTCCTGAAATCCTTACAATTCTTGTAGAGTTGACAATATGTTACTTTTTTGTCTTCCACTGCTTAAAAGCATTCTTAATAATTCATATTAACTTCCAATATAAGCATCTGAAGAATACTTCTAAGCATATAATCATTTTAACTTGATAATAAAAACTAAAAGTAGTCTTAGAATCAAACTTCTCCGAAATTAGCATAAATGTTTGCACTCATGAGAATGCAATTACTTCTTATGTTGAATtaagtaaaaacactattatCGTCCAGGAAATTTCTTCTCGGGGTAATTTAACCACACATGGCATGTAGTTACAATTCAAACTTTACATCATCTGATCCTCAAGCAGATGAAAGGGGCACAAAACTAATAACTTACAGGTCTTCTAGAGAAAGAGTGGAAAGAACGTCAAGTGAACCACTAAATTGATTGTTCTCTAAATTCCTGTAATCAAAAGACAGAAAATATTCGTTTAAAAAGAACTCAATAAGACAGATTGAAGGAAAACTTCAGTTCCTTACAAAGTTTTGAGATGTGTGAGAGATCCAAAGCTTTGTGGCAAGCTACCTGAGAAGCGGTTAAATGAGAGATCCCTGACATCATAACTTGAGCTTAGTAACAAAAGAATATGACCATATGCACAAAGATCATAGATAGAAACCAAGAGTCTTGTGTAAATACATATTTGCCAtgtaagtattagattcaaacaaAACCACTAGTTTTGACTAATGAAGCTAGAACAGAAATTCTATCACATGGAAAAGCAATGCTATGCCAACACTGGCAGGTGACTACGCTTGGTGTTGGACAATCGCTTCCTCACTAATTCTGATGGCTTATTTGAAAGATCACATGAATGGTCAAGTAAACAATCTATATTCTCACGTATGGTTAGGTGAACCCAAGACAGATGAAGAATTGTAATTCCACCTTCACAAGAATATTGTAAAAATATAAGACAGGTGAATACTTGTCACTGAGTGGGTGAACAACATAAATACACAAACTGATACGTCTTACtgacatttatcatttttcaACCCACACATTTCTTGTCCTATCTATGAACCCTCACCAATCCACAATGCAAAATTGCAAAGAACCAAAATGCAGCACCATAAACCCATCATATTCATCCCAACATTTCCACAAAAATAAAACTCCATAACTTACATAAAGCATCATAAAACTATACAATGCTCACAAGGTTTCAGATAGGGATATCAAATCATTTGGTATGAGTCATATATCACCATTCTGACATTCTGACCATGCACCACTAGATTGATCTTCATTGTCCTCATGCCAATGAATAGATGGACTACACATCTATGGTGGCCAATAGTCCCCAGTAATCGCACATTGAGGCAATGTTGGGTTAGACTGATGTGTTTAACCATCCAAGCCTACTATAATAAATTGCATTGAAGCATTCAAGATCATGTGGTTTAGGCACATGCAATATAAGTTAGTTATTGGGTTACTGAATGAACTTAAAAACCTAGTGAAGATAAACTTTCATAGAAATGTGTTATTTGcttatgatattgttttgattgaTGATAATCTAGTTGAGATTGATTCTATAATTAGGCAATGGAGGCAAATATTAGACCAATGGTGTCTTTAATTTCAAGCAAGTAATCTAGTTTTTATCTCTTATTCTCATCGTCATTTTCCAATTTATACTTTTTGTTTTACACTTTGTTTTCCGATTTATTTCAACAtggaaatatcaaaaaatatttacataaTCAAACCCAAAAATTATCCATTTTCTTGATCCGGtttgtagtggtggtggtgaAATGATGGCACGGTGGAAAATATGGTGATGGTTAATGGTAgtggtgatgatgatggtggtggttgAAATGGAGCTATCAATGGTAGGGTAGATGGTTGTAGAGGTTGTAGTGATGTTGTCATGGGAATGGAGGTGTCATGGTGATGATGGTGGCAACAATGGTGGTAGCAATGGTGAAGGTAATGACTAATGGCAAACGTGGTATATAGCAACAACAATGGCAGTTGCAGTGATTGGCTATGGGGTAGTTGTGAAGGCGGCATAGGGAATTTAGTAGAAGCTAAGAGTGGCAAAAAATGATGCCCCAATCAGCCAAAATTCAAATATCATtttacaaaaaatatttttacacaTACATCCTTGAAAATTACTGAAGTAGCATATTTGTCATTATAAATCTTAATATCTACAGATGTCACTGTCATAACATCCATCGAGAAAGCTCACCTTAACATCAGTTTGCTTAAGTTAAAcatgtatataaaaatatatatgatacccACCCCTAGTGTTGTTAATATCACAATGAGTTTCCAAAGGGCATTAACACAAATTAAAGTTTCAACTGAAAGGTAACTTATAGTAGATAGCTATGTTTGACTATAATGATACACAtgcaagtttttagattttggaaaaAATTAGGATAAATATAAACGTCAATAATTTTGGAAGATATATATGCAATTTTTCCTTAAAGATATTGGTCATGTGCAACCTAGATCCAATTTTTGGACATGTCTTTTCAAGATTGAACCCAATAcaatatttggttttttttttctatttacaaCATTCTAATTGCGGAATATATAAAACAtaatttgaattatccatgtagacaaccccaaatagttgggacttacggatttattattgttgttgtttttgttgcAACATTCTCCTTGCAGGAAGTGATGGGGTTAAATTAAACCATCATTTTTTTTGGAAAATTCAGTGTGAAGTACTCTAAAATCTAAATACATAACTATTGCGACTGTATATCATTTTACACAAATTGATTAATACCATGTCAGTAAATAACCTAATGGTGTAACTTTTAAAATGTAATGAGATCAACTAGTGAAGACAAGTAACAAATACGTATTGTTGCTAGAAAAATAAAAGCTACCAAGTCATAAGTCATTGGCAACAATGTAGCAAAAGTAACTTCTTCATTTCAAATAAATATAGAGATtgtaatatatatacaaatcAAACAGCAGCAATCTTACAGTAGTGAGAGACTAGGGAGCTTTCCGAACATATCAATCAACTGTCCACTTAGCTGGTTATTGGCAAGATTTCTGCAATCCACCATGCAATGACTAACTACTAAAAGGCACTGATGCAAATGAGAACATATGCTATTAAACTAAAACTCTTCTTACAAATATTTTAGGTCAGACATCTGAGAAATTGAATATGGAATCCCACCAGTAAGCCCGTTTCCAGCAAGATTTCTGGatacataaaaatatatcaagatAAACTTGAATAAACATTGCTATCTCAGTTAAATGTAAGAAATGTAACTACACAAAGGATTGAACTCTAATTGGCAAATACAATGTTCTAATAACAACTACAAAGGAAAGTTAGAGTAGATAAGTGCAAATTTCACTTAACCCTTTATGTTCCTTTAAAATGCACAACAAAATAAACTAATTGCTAGCTTGATAATAAATCTGATCCGTACATAATTTTTTATGTGTGACTTACATATGTGTGACATTTGGTGGAAGCTGGTAAGGTATATCACCATCGAGATTGTTCTTGCTCAAGTCACTGTACTAAGACAAAGAAAAAACATGCTAAGTTGCAACCTCAAAATGTCTAAAGAAATAGCAAGTTAgtccttacaaataagttactgaAGTCAAGCTCGCTAGTTGGTAGCCCATTGTACCAGTCAATCCAAGACCTGAGAGTTTGCTGGTTGACACAAAGTAAAATTTTATGCAGTCAAGTGCCTTCTGAAAActaatgacaaaaaatataatgcATCTTTCATTAACTTCCTACCAAAATACTGAGTAAAAAAGGTAATTATCTTAAGCACACATTTGAAAATGAACCTCAATGGCAGATATACAAAAACAGTAGAGCCTATAAACCTCTTCTATGGATAAACAATACATGTTTCTTTTCCAAATCAATACCTTTCTGAGTGagcttattatttattattaagttaCATAAATAAGCATAATCCAGAAGCCTTGCTTTCTTCATAGTATTAAgttatttttaagagaagattccTCAGAAAGCTTTCAAAATCGATGATATTTTACATTTTTTGAGCGTCTCTAAGAGCCACAATCCTAAACATGTAGTCAACAAAACTGTGTAATGCTTATGCAGGTTatatcaaaatattcatcatgagtgAATAATGTATGTATGCTTACAACTAAATTTTGAATATTAAATACATCTATATCCAGTTCCTCCACCACCAAGAACTCTAGGTAGATTGTTATAGGTGTCTCATAGTTACATCCAGTTCCTCCACAAGAGTAGATTGTTATAGGTATCTCATAGTCAAATTATATATTTACTGTAAAAAGTATAAACAGTTGACAACTGACTTAAGAGAACGgtaatatgaaaataatgaagTTTCAGAaattgatatgtttttttttctttttcatggcAAATTTATTACATTACAAATGCTGAAAGAATTAGCCCATGTCAAAAACTAATCTGCATATGCAACAACATACTTAACGTAAACTGTAAAGATGGTTGCAATGCCACATACTGTTTACCTATAGGCCTTACTTGCAGCAGTTCAAATGATATGGTGatgacgaaaccaaccaaagctAGCCACCATAAGAATCCAAGAAAACAGTCTTACATCTCTGTCACGGATGACCCAGAGCATTTGATGCCTTTCCAATCATTGCCACAGGGGTCACCGCCACCTGAACTCCAACCGGTCAACTTAGAGGGGGAACTTAAGCTGCTATACATAACATTTAAGGCTGAAACTGCAACAGATATATACAACCATTActgcaaaaggaagaaagaagaaaataaaccATAAAATCTGAAAGAGTTCTGATTCCTAATTCAGTTTCATCGATGTACATACATCAACCAGAAACTCCTATAATACTCATTAGTTAAAACAAATGGACACAATGAAACAAATACTTGTCATGAATGGATTGGAACGTAAGAAAAGAGAGACCGTCCCACACGAGAATATTTTACGAGTATTTCGAGGTCACTCCATTGGCCATTATCGCTAGAAACATAATCAGATCGGTGCCAATCATGAACGAAGGCAAGTCACAGAAAATGGAAAGTTAGACGTCTCATTTACCGTCAGATGAATCGGTCGTGCCGCGGACGAGATTGGAGAGCCGCAGAAACAGCAGCAGCGGCAGTAGAAGCAGCGGGAGATATGGAGCCATATTGGGAAGAAAAAATCTAGGGCTTGGGCGATCCTCCCATGGAGATGGGGAGAGCGGGGGTTGGGGGAATGGGGGAGGAGGATGCCGACGCTCTTCCTCTGAAATCCATTCGCTTCTTTTAAATCTAGAGCTCCGAGACCGGTGTTGGGAGACGAGGAGCAGGGGAGCGCCATCGGAGGAGGGGGAACGAAGACGCGCGAGTGGCGGGGAGCCTCCGGTTCTTATGGCTTCTTTGACGTCCCGAAACTTGGCGCTCCGCTGTGTGCAGTGCACGTGAGCAGTTAAACTCTGATTAGTATTAGCTAATTCGAAATACTTATTGTATTAGTTCACCATTTACTCTATTCTTATCATCTTAATAGGTTTTAGAAAGTTAAAAGCTGCTACTCATCTGCTGActgttaaaaataattaataaattaattaacgAATTCGTaagaaaaatctttcttttgGGCTTATTATTGGAGACGTCCCTTTTTCAAGAATATTCTATTAATCATAACCATGGAAATGGTGTTAACCTTATTCATCGATTTatagggtgaacaatccaactccTATGTATGAGATCTACATTATTAGTTACATAGTTACATGTTTTGTCAATtgagttaaaatatttttaatgtttTCTAGCAAAACAATGTGAGCAAGTAAACTAAAAACCCAATGGAAAGTAACTCATCTAAAAAAtagaattttaaatatatatcattatttattttatgaaaaataaaataataacctaTACTCTTTTGTTGGATTTTCAACTAGtaattattttcataaaaaaaatttttttttaaatgatagttTTTCtagaaaatactcatattttgaaTATTTCTCAATCGTTATCcctattttactttttttttcaaacagtgtcctaaatttaaaaaaatttctatttTTTACCCTTTTTTTATCATTTCTCTTTGATTGTCATTTTTCACATATCATTAATATCAAGGTATGCCGTATCAaagtgtaccgcccgtaccggttgatacgtaccgatccgacaaattaccggtacgcggatcgtCCGGTATCGTTacaatgctacagtgctatactgtagcacttgctatagaaaaaaataaaaaaatattcggtatgccctgatgtaccactcggtacatcggtaccgtaccgtaccgagcccattTGGATCATTTActgtgtttttaaattagttttataATACTTATAATAATCATTTTTTAGACTATTGTAAATACTTAATTGACtcataatataatatatcaaatggtttctaatgtgttttgattttattttacttatttataatatttttattgtggtGGCCAAAACattataaacatataattttttttgagataatttatatatatttttaaattagggatactatctaaaaaaataaaaatataccaaTTGTGAAATACTAAAAATGTgagtatttaataaaaaaatatcccAAAAAACCTAACATTAAAAATTTGAGCTTAGATTGACTATGGATAGTGATAATTGAATTAAATACTTAGAAAGCATAAATTAGCTCACAGTAGATTCACAAAATTATattcatatcaatatgatatgagaAATATTATAACTAGAAACATGATCTTAGTCATCAGAATAATAACAAAATAATCATATGAGCATTcatctaacaaaaaaaatatttaagaaatatttttttattatgtgaaATATTCTCTCGAGTTGCTAACGGTCAAATACGGATTGATTATAAAAGATAATTCAAGACACAATTATCGATGTTTGACATATCTTACCTCAATAACCCTCTTAGTCCATCTCATATCTAATTTGATCATCAAAAGAATTGCATCAGATCAGAAATCCCCACTTCACAATGGTCTTCGATGTGGGTCGAACGTCACATAAATTAAGAGACTCTTAACACAAGTCGAGTTGGTCCAATGTTCTACGTTGACCGGTCTTGTCTCCGTCACAATCACAATGCGAGATTTAATAATTAcagtttaaaatataaattatattaaaacttAACTTTAATGGAAAACCTTTACGAAGCTTCCCTTTATATTCTCCTTATAGTCAATTGTATTGTCTTGGTTTAAATTCAACAAACACCATGCAAATGTCTGACTCGTTAGCCATTCTATCATTTAATCTAATTaaagaatatataaatataagcttagcatttgataaaaaattatcgatttatcataataaatccTGCTTTcatttttgacatttataaatGTACTTCAACATTCTAACCTTTTAAGAGTATGTGTTTTATTTAAATAGTAAGTTTACAGAAATTTCACATATattgatataataatatttttatcattataaattttaatttgccTTCAAACATTAATATTCACCGATCATCAAGAAAATCCAGGACAATCTCTTCTGAACTCTAACTAAAATCTAAAATACACTTGATATTAATATACCTGAAGATTTCAATTAAATAGAAAGTGTTTAACTATAACCCTTTAAAAGGCATATATGCtaaaccaatatatatatatatatccgcaAAAGATCAACGGGATCTCCTCCAGAACATGCATGCAAGCTGGCGATTTAATCGGGGCATCAATACGGCGAGGAAACGAGCTTAACGGACCCGCGTCCGCCGACCACGCCGACCAAAAAAAGTAATTAAACATGACGTAAAAAATCCATCccagaaaataaaagataaataaaaactCGAGTAAATGGCTGCAAGGAGAccgagaagaaagagagagagagagagagagagagagggagagaaggaAACGACTCGCTCTTCGCTCACTGCGTGGTCGTCGTGTCCCTCTCCGGTCCTCCAAGAAAGGGGTCACAAGTGCTCACCTACTCGTTGTTCCTCCTCGTCTTCCCCCATCCCCGCCTTGCGCGCTCGCGATCCTGGCTTGTTCCTCGGTCTTTATCTCGGGAGATAATTTCTCTCGATAGAGGTAAGTCCCGTCGAAATCCGTCGCCCCTTGGCCGACACTGGTTGGTTTTCATGGAGTCTTCGATCGTTTCCCCGCTGAATGCTTGCTGTTTTTCTGTGATTTGGTTTCTATTTCCCTTGTGGAGTTTATCGTAGGTGTTGCGTCTAGATGTAGTGGATTCGGAGGTAATCAACTCGGTTTTGTCGGTAATTCTTGAAACAGGCGGAAAAGTGGTGCCTCGATTCTTGTTGATTTCGTCTCACTTTGTGGCTGTGCGTGTGGATTTGGTCGAAAGTTGAGATTTTGTGTATAAGACGAAGCGAAAACTGGATTGATCTGGTTCTAGGTTCTTGGGACTTGCATTGAAGCTCGAATGCTGGGGTCTGTGTGAAGATTGGGGCTTGGCTCATCGGAACGGGTTTGTCCGGATCAGAGATGTTGGAAGGCCCCAGATTTCCTGGAATCATGGGTAGCGTTGGAGGGATCGACAACGGAAGCAGCTTCTATGATATGGCGTACTATCGGAAGCTCGGGGAGGGCTCCAACATGTCGATTGATAGCATCAACAGCATGCAGACTAGCGTCAATGGTGGATCCATGGCTATGTCAAGGGACGCCAGTAGCGTTGGGTCGAGTGACTCGCGTACCGGCATCCTCAACCACCCCGGTCTCCGCCAGATTGCCACCCCGAATTACTCTGTTGACCACAGTGTCGCCCGACCTGGCAGGGTTAACCCGGGGCTGACTGGTGATGCGTTGGTACATGCCCTGTTGGACATGCGACACCCCACGGAGACTCTGCAGGGTTATGAGGAGTGGACCATTGATCTTAACAAGCTCAATATAGGTCTGCCCTTTGCTCAAGGGGCTTTTGGGAAGCTCTACAAGGGTACCTACAATGGAGAAGATGTAGCTATTAAGCTGCTGGAGAGGCCAGATAATGACCTAGAAAGAGCACAATTGATGGAGCAGCAGTTTGTGCAGGAGGTTATGATGCTGGCCACTCTGAAGCATCCCAATATTGTGAGGTTGATCGGGGCTTGTAGGAAGCCTGTTGTGTGGTGCATTGTAACTGAGTATGCTAAGGGTGGTTCCGTGAGGCAGTTCTTGATGAAGAGACAGAACAGGTCAGTGCCACTTAGGCTTGCAGTAAGACAGGCTCTTGACGTCGCAAGGGGAATGGCCTACGTTCATGGGCTAGGTTTCATTCACAGGGATCTCAAGTCAGACAATCTTCTGATTTTCACAGACAAATCAATAAAGATTGCTGATTTTGGAGTGGCTCGTATCGAGGTGAAAACTGAAGGGATGACGCCGGAGACTGGAACTTACCGTTGGATGGCTCCGTAAGTGAATAATTCTACTTTCTTGATGTGTCATCATGACAATTTCTTAAGAAGTTCTGTTTGCAATTTATGTTCTAGTTCTGCTTGACCTGCTACATAAATTTTGGAAGATGGTTCAAATAAAACTTCTTACTGTATATTTAGGTTATAATTTATAAGTTAAGCTTTTGGATATAGATGGAGAAAGTATAATGGATAAGATTCTGCCTGCTAGTCTCAATTTCTTTTGTATATATGTGACCAAAAATCCTTCTATGATAGCTGCTTGAGATGCTAGGATCTTGTGGTTCCATGAATATATTGTGTATATTCCTGTTCTTGCAAATTAGACCTCCCAATGCTTGTGAGATTTTACCTCTACTTTCATATGTTCTGTCATTGTTGGATGTTACTTATATAATTATGCAAATTGTTGAGAATGAATATTAAGAAAGCATGCTTTTGCTATTCTATGTTCTTGTTTTATAAAATCTGACAAGAAAATTGGAGAAACAAGTTTGATGAAAATCCCTTTTCCATTTTAGCGTGACACCCAATATACAAAAGGTTCCCAGTCTGTGTAGTTAAAGACAATCAGAAAGCCCCttagaattatttttttaatttgtttaaAACTGTGATGTCAAGTTTTGTTTTTTGTagtatatcttccttttatagggGATCTTACTATTGGATGAGAAAAATGCAAGGAAGGGAGCTTTTTGCCTCAGAAAATGCAAGAAAGAAAGCCAACTCACACATCTGGTTTGAATTAATTTAGGCTTACAGTGTATTACTTGTGTTTCATAGATAATTGATGGTCTCATGGTTATATTTTCTATGGTCATGCAAATGGCATCCAACATCTTCTGTGCATGTGTGCTTACTTGGTGTCAAGTGCTTTATTTGAGACTTCTATTGAGCAGAAAGCTAGTATTGACTGGCAGTACTGATGCCTTTCGTAGTTCTGTTATATTAttgttttcatatatctcttttgAGGCAAAGCTTATATAAATTGCTCCATTGGGTTGGCTCATCAACTTGTGTTCCTAAAATAAAATCTTGAAAATAAGATTAATTTGCCGATGAATGAACTTGTTTCTTGAATAATCTTTGATTAGTTAGGCATatggaaattttcttgattaacttTTGTTGATTCCCTTCTACTGAAAATTGCGGGTAATGCTTCCAAGGACACGTGTATGCAGGATCAGTGTTATGTCTGGTTTTTCCGGAATGGGTTTTTCAACTAACAAAATTTTCTGAGGCTTCTTTCCTTGTGTCATTAGCTTTGTATATTCTTTATGGTCTTTAACTTTGTTTATTTTTTCTTGAGCTCATAAATTGTTATAAGGAGTCTAGTGGCTTGCTTCAAGTTAATTTTTCCATAGTGTTCGGTTTTGCTAATGCAAAAAACTTTTTCAATGGTAAAACTGTGCTGatagatatattatatttatttctcaTGTCTTATTCATTAACTACTGGTCTTCACTTTCGACTCTAGTATGGTGTGATGATCCCGTCTTTCCTTGCCGGATACACCATTGCACTTTGTGTTTAGTAGTATAACTTGGCGTGCGCATTGAAAAGGCCCATAATGGTGCACTACATGCAGGCTTTACCATGCATAGATGCCAATAGTAAATTTTAGATTGTTTCTAAACCTGTTCTAAAATTTAGATGCCAATAGGGAAATAACCTTTCTCATACCAAGGCTTTCTGAAGTTTTTCTTTTAAATCATCTTGTTCTTCCTGGAACTTCAGATATCACAGtgggctttttttttttcagaaaac
The DNA window shown above is from Musa acuminata AAA Group cultivar baxijiao chromosome BXJ2-4, Cavendish_Baxijiao_AAA, whole genome shotgun sequence and carries:
- the LOC103983155 gene encoding serine/threonine-protein kinase STY13, with the protein product MLEGPRFPGIMGSVGGIDNGSSFYDMAYYRKLGEGSNMSIDSINSMQTSVNGGSMAMSRDASSVGSSDSRTGILNHPGLRQIATPNYSVDHSVARPGRVNPGLTGDALVHALLDMRHPTETLQGYEEWTIDLNKLNIGLPFAQGAFGKLYKGTYNGEDVAIKLLERPDNDLERAQLMEQQFVQEVMMLATLKHPNIVRLIGACRKPVVWCIVTEYAKGGSVRQFLMKRQNRSVPLRLAVRQALDVARGMAYVHGLGFIHRDLKSDNLLIFTDKSIKIADFGVARIEVKTEGMTPETGTYRWMAPEMIQHRPYDHKVDVYSFGIVLWELITGMLPFQNMTAVQAAFAVVNKGVRPIIPHDCLPVLGEIMTRCWDANPDVRPPFTEVVRMLETAEMEIVSTVRKARFRCCMSEPMTTD